The genomic interval GACGCCTCCCAACGTCGGCGCATCATACGAGACGGACAGATGAGTGCCGACGCCGAACAGATCAATGGGCGCGCCGGCAGCCAGCAGCTCAGTGATGCGATATTCATCCAGCTCGCTGCTGACCATGATCCGCGTCTGGTGCATGCCGGCGTCATTCAGAATCTGGCGCACCTGTTGGCTCAGTTGAACAATGTCGCCGCTGTCGAGGCGAACCGCGCGAATGACAGGTCCAAGGCGCGTGGCGTGACGCGCGCCAGCCAGCGTGTCGTAGGTATCAACGAGCAGCGTGGTTGATTCAGGGAAGACCCGGTAATAGGCCTGAAACGCTTCCATCTCTGAAGGAAAAACCATCATCCACGAATGAGCCATCGTGCCGAAAATTGGAATGCCAAACAAACAACCGGCCTCAACGTTCGACGTGCCGGCGCACCCGCCAATGTAGGCAGCGCGCGCGCCGTACAGCGCGGCATCCATCGTATGGGCGCGGCGCGCGCCAAATTCGATCACGGGTCGGCCCTGTGCCGCTTCGACGATGCGAGCGGCTTTGGAGGCAATCGTTGTTTGAAAATTGATGGCCGACAAGATATATGTCTCCAAAATTTGCGCCTCAATCAGCGGGGCTGTCACGCGTAGGATCGGTTCGTTGGAGAAAAACGGCGTTCCTTCCGGCATCGCCCAGATGTCGCCGGTGAAGCGAAATCCTTTCAGGTACTCAAAGAAGCCGTCAGACACGTGACGAAAGACCGGCTGCCGACGCAAGAATTCGATCTCGTCATCGCTGAACCGCAACTCGGTCAGGTAATCTAACACTTGCGCCAATCCTGCGGCCAGCAGGTAATTCCGGTTGCGCGGTATGTCCCTGACGAATACTTCAAAGCTGGCCACCGGATGGATGTGATTCTCGAAATAACCGGCCGCCATGGTCAGTTCATAGAGGTCGGTCATTAACGCCCGCGCCCGTCTTTGCATACGGCTTCTGCTCCTCGCTCTCGCAAAAGCTGTCAATGCGGCAATGTACATGAAGCGATCGGCTCTCGTCAACGCACAGCTTTTGGGCGTCAGCCTCGCTCGATTTCAAGGCGCATCCACTTTGTGCTAGAATGCGGCGCATGGATGAACGCGACTATTATACCGAGCAGCTCGAAATCAAAATTGCCCGATACCGTTGCACCAAATGCCGCGTCGAAAATGAATATCGCGTGCGCTGGATTCGACGAACGAAAAAGCAGGCGTTACCGCGGCACGCCACCGATCAGGATCGCATCAAATTCGCCAAAGCGATGGACCATTATGTGCGTGTTGACGACGAGCTAATGTGTCAAAACCCGCGTTGCGGGCGCACGTTTGAGATTCCCGATTGTCAGACAGTGGTGTTTATTCGTTAAACCTTCAGCGTGGCTCCCGCTGCGCGATCACGCGGTCAATCAGGCCATACTCAACCGCGTCCGTTGCTGTCATG from Blastocatellia bacterium carries:
- a CDS encoding nicotinate phosphoribosyltransferase encodes the protein MQRRARALMTDLYELTMAAGYFENHIHPVASFEVFVRDIPRNRNYLLAAGLAQVLDYLTELRFSDDEIEFLRRQPVFRHVSDGFFEYLKGFRFTGDIWAMPEGTPFFSNEPILRVTAPLIEAQILETYILSAINFQTTIASKAARIVEAAQGRPVIEFGARRAHTMDAALYGARAAYIGGCAGTSNVEAGCLFGIPIFGTMAHSWMMVFPSEMEAFQAYYRVFPESTTLLVDTYDTLAGARHATRLGPVIRAVRLDSGDIVQLSQQVRQILNDAGMHQTRIMVSSELDEYRITELLAAGAPIDLFGVGTHLSVSYDAPTLGGVYKLVEMNLDGRVHYRMKLSADKTTLPGRKQVWRTVDDAGQFLYDTIGLMDEPAPAGAFPLLRQYMTAGRLNQPYPTLSEIQQTARDNRLRLPAACRAIGEAEPYPVKISQALRTLSQHLASSLTSTYNEP